One genomic segment of Anaerobiospirillum thomasii includes these proteins:
- the dut gene encoding dUTP diphosphatase, with protein sequence MTTLGVQIKILDKRLGSLDFPLPDYATRGSAGMDLRAMIEQDTVLHAGESLLVPTGFSMYIKDENVCATVLPRSGLGYKHGIVLGNLTGLIDSDYQGPLMVPLWNRSKEDFTIKVGDRIAQMIFVPIIKASFEVVDDFDITDRGQGGFGSTGV encoded by the coding sequence ATGACAACACTTGGTGTTCAGATTAAGATCCTTGATAAAAGACTGGGCTCTTTGGACTTTCCACTGCCAGATTATGCCACCAGAGGCTCTGCCGGCATGGATTTAAGAGCCATGATAGAACAGGATACAGTGCTGCATGCAGGAGAGTCTTTGCTGGTACCTACCGGCTTTAGTATGTATATAAAAGATGAAAATGTATGTGCCACAGTTCTGCCACGATCAGGTCTTGGTTACAAGCACGGTATTGTACTTGGCAATCTGACAGGTCTTATCGACTCTGATTATCAGGGTCCTTTGATGGTACCTCTGTGGAACAGATCCAAGGAGGATTTTACTATCAAAGTTGGAGACAGAATTGCTCAGATGATCTTTGTACCTATTATCAAAGCCTCATTTGAGGTTGTAGATGATTTTGATATTACTGACAGAGGTCAGGGCGGCTTTGGCTCCACTGGAGTCTGA
- the coaBC gene encoding bifunctional phosphopantothenoylcysteine decarboxylase/phosphopantothenate--cysteine ligase CoaBC encodes MTMQLKDRKIVLGICGGIAAYKTCQLCRLLISQGACVHVVMTKAASKLVSKTTLETLSGHKVTINIFDDTVEIDHISLGSDADLMVIAPATANTIAKLANGFADNSLTATALAAACPIVVAPAMNSRMYRHAATQQNLQTLASRGTYIITPASGPLACGEVGEGRMREPEEILAYIIALLNKTALPYTEQPYLMQPGRPLELTQTKLLPKSHGAGFKVLITAGPTVEPIDPVRFITNKSSGKMGYALARACYERGAYVTIVSGPVDLKAADGISVVKVQTAGEMHQAVMSRARDYDIVIGCAAVADFSVENAAALKIKKEDDVESINLKLVKNKDIISDVGHITDKRPYTVGFAAETDHHETNARAKIDRKNLDLIVLNDVSASDVGFNSDDNAVSIYDKAGKIADLSKASKEYIAGQIVDLIFKINRDNRK; translated from the coding sequence ATGACAATGCAATTAAAAGACAGAAAGATTGTTCTTGGCATTTGCGGCGGAATTGCTGCCTATAAAACCTGTCAGCTGTGCCGACTCCTTATATCTCAGGGAGCCTGTGTACATGTTGTAATGACCAAGGCAGCCTCTAAACTCGTATCTAAGACCACTCTTGAGACACTCTCTGGTCATAAGGTTACAATTAATATTTTTGATGATACTGTAGAGATTGACCATATCAGTCTTGGCTCTGACGCCGATCTGATGGTTATAGCCCCTGCTACAGCCAATACCATAGCCAAACTTGCCAATGGTTTTGCCGATAACTCTCTTACCGCCACAGCACTGGCTGCAGCATGCCCTATAGTTGTTGCTCCTGCCATGAACAGCAGAATGTACAGACATGCAGCTACTCAGCAGAATTTACAAACCTTAGCTTCACGTGGAACATATATCATAACTCCAGCCTCTGGCCCTCTTGCCTGCGGCGAGGTAGGTGAAGGACGCATGAGAGAGCCTGAGGAAATTCTGGCTTATATCATTGCACTGTTAAATAAAACTGCCCTGCCTTATACAGAGCAGCCATATCTGATGCAGCCTGGCCGTCCTCTGGAGCTTACTCAGACTAAACTGCTGCCAAAATCCCATGGTGCTGGCTTTAAAGTGCTTATTACTGCAGGCCCTACTGTAGAACCTATAGATCCTGTACGCTTTATTACCAATAAAAGCTCAGGCAAAATGGGTTATGCCCTGGCCAGAGCCTGTTATGAAAGAGGAGCCTATGTCACTATCGTTTCAGGACCTGTAGATCTCAAGGCAGCAGATGGCATTTCGGTTGTAAAGGTGCAGACAGCAGGTGAAATGCATCAGGCTGTTATGTCACGCGCCAGAGACTATGATATTGTCATTGGCTGTGCCGCTGTAGCTGACTTTAGTGTTGAAAATGCAGCAGCCCTTAAGATAAAAAAGGAAGATGATGTTGAGAGCATCAATCTTAAACTGGTTAAGAACAAGGATATTATAAGTGATGTTGGCCATATAACAGACAAACGTCCATACACAGTAGGCTTTGCAGCTGAAACTGATCACCATGAGACCAATGCCAGAGCCAAGATAGACAGAAAGAATCTTGATCTTATTGTGCTAAATGATGTCTCAGCTTCAGATGTCGGCTTTAACAGTGATGACAATGCTGTCAGCATCTATGATAAAGCTGGTAAAATAGCTGATCTTTCAAAGGCCTCCAAAGAATATATTGCAGGTCAGATTGTAGATTTAATCTTTAAAATCAATCGCGATAACAGGAAATAA